CAAATGGATAAAATATAGTGGTCATTCGAAACTGTTTGTTTATGGCTCTATGAAATAGTTTAATAATTTACAAGTTctccaaaacaaatatattggAGTCTTGTTTTTCAGGGTGGCTGCTCATcctcaatgtcatttttaaaaaaattgatgtCCACTTGGTTCCAAAGGTTTCCTTGTGACTTGTAGCACATATACGATATAAAAGATTTTATTGATTGACCTCAATAGGTGTAATTTTATGAAACTATTCGGTCCACATCATGTGAGCTGCTTTGCGCTTTGCTGTGGTTTTAGAATTGACTTGCACTTTGCCCTCATAACATGTGGCTGTCAAGTAAATCTATATTAACCTTTACTTTTTGTGACCCTTTCCAGAGCGACATCAATGAAGAGCGGGTGGCGTACGCCGTCCGCGAGGCCTGCATCCGTCTCCACGTAGCTGACGAGCACGTGTGTCGAAACATTACCGAGCTTTTTCGGGACGACTTCATCCGGGCCTTGCAGGAGTCTCTCCTTTGGCCCACCGAGGCGTGCGCTGTATTGGTGGGGCCTTCCTGTGGCAAATTTGACATCTACGCGCCGTGGAACGTCACTTTGCCCAAAGACCCCAAGCCTCCCGTTAAGCCACCTGTACCCCCTAAACCAGGCTCTCCAAAGAGCAGGGTGCTTTTTCTCACAGACATCCACTGGGATAAAGTAAGCTTTCTTCATGTGTGAATAACTACTGcatatttaaatgataaaaagacTGACTTTTGGCTTATCGTAACTGGCAACCTTCTTTACTGTTAAATTACTGTTGCTATTTCGTCTATTGCAAGTGATGGAACCAGATCGCCCTCTTCTGGTTTTTGCTAAGAAGTTAATTAGGCTCTCAAGTTGGGAAACAAATTAGAATAGACATGAatgttttagttgttgttttctgGCAGTTGACATGCAACATGGAATTCAATCGtccatattttttgtcttttgcatgACAGGAGTACGTGACAGGCAGTGCTGCTGATTGTAAGGAGCCCCTATGCTGTCGCAATGATTCCTACTCACCCCCATGGCGGCGAGAGCCAGCAGGCTACTGGGGAACATATAGCAAATGTGACTTGCCCCTCTGGACGGTGGAAAACCTCCTTCAAAATGTTGCTAGAAGCGGCCCTTGGGACTGGGCCTACTGGACGGGTGACATCCCAGCCCACAATGTCTGGTCTCAGACCAGGAAACAGCAGCTCTCAGAACTTACCGTCATCACCAGGATCATCCAGAAGTAAGACCAAATGGTTCATCAACGTCCCGTTTGGGTCCAATAGAACGAACATCTTAACTCCATTTTTTGTGTCAGATACCTGCCCAATGTGACAGTCTATCCTGCCATTGGTAACCATGAGAGCACACCGGTGAATAGTTTTCCTCCGCCTTTTGTCCACGGGAACCGATCTTCTACCTGGCTTTATGACACCATGGCTGGCGAGTGGTCTCAATGGCTGCCAGAACAGGCTTTGAAGACCCTGAGGTGGGTTTCAACTTGAATGTTCCGTTTGAAAATCACACTTAATCTAACTCCAATGTTTTTATAGATATGGAGGATTTTACACGGTGGAGATCCAGCCGGGCTTGAGGCTAGTTTCCCTGAACATGAATTTCTGTGCGCGTGAGAACTTCTGGCTCATGGTGAACTCGACTGACCCTGCCAACCAGTTGCAATGGCTGGTCCACATACTTCAATCTAGTGAAGACAAGGGCGAAAAGGTGAGGAGAAATTAGGAAATCCTCCTCTTTTGGTATTgtaatcttcatttttattaagaGTAAACTTACTTTCAATTTGTCTTTGACTGTATTTGTTTCTGTTGGTGCAGGTTCACATTATTGGTCATATTCCACCCAGTCTGTGTTTAAGTAGCTGGAGCTGGAACTATTATCATATCATTAATAGGTACACACATTTTGCAAGATTGCATCTTGGCACTATTTGGTGCTTGAGAACTAAAGTAAAAATGTTGGACTTTTTTTAACCCCTCAGATATGAAAGTACCATTACAGGACAGTTCTTTGGACACACCCATTTTGACGAATTCCAGATGTTTTATGATACAGAGAGCTTGTCCCGTCCACTGGGAGTTGCATTTATTGCTCCCAGCGTGACCACCTACATCAATTTAAACCCTGGTGCGTACAATATTAATATGTTAATTTAGAAGACGCACAAAATTAATATACAACTCATCTTCACAGGTTATCGTGTCTATTATGTAGATGGGAACTATGGAGGCAGTTCCCGATTGGTTGTGGATCACGAGACTTACATCCTCAACTTGACTGAGGCCAACCAACAATGGGGAAAGCCCCAAGATAACCCCAAGTGGACTCTGTTGTACCGTGCCACTGAGGCTTATGGGCTCACCAGCCTTTTCCCTTCTGAATTGGAAGCGCTCGTACGGGGTTTCCTATCTGACGACCACCTCTTCCAGGGGTTTTGGTACTTCCGACACAAGGGGCACGTCTCTGAGCCTTGCAAGGAGACATGTAAAACCGCCATTGTGTGCCTTTTGAGAAGCGGCCGATATGACATGTTGCTTCAATGTCACCTCTCCAGTGGTGCTAAGGTCAGACAAACTCTGTGTTAAGCATTTAAGAAGCTGCTTGTTTCAGGGAGAATTTCATGGCAATTTCTTGAGGGTTGCTTTCATGATTATTTCCATATTTGACACAACCAAATCTCAAGTTATCTGTCTGCACTTTAATGTGAGCAAATAAGTAGCATGTCTAAATGTGTACAATAGTATTCTACTTCATTTGACACACAAGGTCCATCTATATCATTTTGTCAGTTGTAGCTGgtttattttatgtataaatTATGCATAAAATAAATTTTTGTACTTGTTTTCTGTAAATCCAGAaagttgaaaacatttttaagcaaTTCAGTCCAGAAATAAAACctggtttacaaaaaaaagtcaaatttactAGACTTTAAGCAAATACTGTATGTtgacaatgatttattttacaAGTGTACAGTTAATTCCTTACAAGTCAGTGCCATtttgtagggaaaaaaagcttttcagTGTAATCCATCTTGCTTTTATATTCCAATCACAGCATTAGATATCCACAAAGGACACAGTGACCCCAAAGTCCTCCTTATACAAATGCCACATTTTGGGTTTGTGAGGGTTATCCAGTTCCTCTCGAGGTAAAAACAGCCTGCGGAGACACAATCACCTGCTTTTTACAACATGTAAACATAACATTATACTAGTAGTGTGTATTGATCAGTGACAAGAAAGCACATACTTGTTATCCGATACAAAGGCAGTATTGAACCAGAAGTAAAAGGGAACATCTTCATATCCTTTAGGAATGCCCTGGGGAGGTTAAATGTCAACCAATGAATTCATATCTAAATTCAATGAATAGCATatttagcaacaacaaaaaaatactaataataaatagGAACACTCACAGCAGTGGACTCAAACATGACTTTAACATCTCCTTGAACCTCAGGTCCATCTTGCAGGCTAATGACTGCTGCATTGCCGGCTACGTCGGGAAACacctacaattaaaaaataaaaataaaacaggacaGCCACTTGCAAGTGATCCCATTCTAAAGAACAGCAGGTGACTTACTTTACAATTTTCCTGTGTGGCGCACACACACTGAAATACAAGCTCCTTCCGTACTATTATCTTCACCCTTAAGTCGCTGCCGTTACCTCTGCCCACACCTGGTGATGGAAACACCCACAATAATTAATGTCTGGTTAATTTTCAGTCATTACAGGATCACTTTGAAATGGTATTGACTTTCAGCGGATCTTGCTGTCAACGGACCTGCTATGGAGTGGATGCGGATGCTTTTGATCTTGAGGCTTTTCGGAGGAGGAAGCTGCCTGTCGAATTTTGTCTTCATGATTTGGTAATAGCCCACATACCTGCTCTATAGtacaaatgaacaaaacaatctaaaacagcagatatacatataggtcaataaaaacatcacattgCATATTGTTTACCACAGTAACAGAGATGTGATATACAGTATATCTATGTATTCCTTTCTGATAATCATCTTTAAAGTGCTGTATTACATAAACATGAGGAAACTTCATCAAATATATGCTCAGAATACATGAAccagtacatttttaaaatgtaaataatgtttAGGACAATTCTAatgtattgaattaaattgtCATGATTTTCCTCAATCCATAAGCACTTTATAATACCtcatataaatttaaaaatgtaagaaataTGAGATGCATAAGCCTAAAAAGCCATGTGTCACCTGGGAAGGCGTTTCCACTCCTTGAAACTTAGAGCTTCGACTCTTGTCTGTTCTTCTCTCCCCAAAATACTCCAGGCTGTCCTATTTGAGGAAAAATGAAACGAAAATGACACCCACGGCTGAAGACATTCCACCTTATTTCCCCCACTTTTAGGTATGTATCACCTGTGCACTCTCAAACTGATCACTGTCAATAAGCCAGGTGCACACCAGAGTGCCAGTACGGCCTGCAACATTGGAGTAAAAGTTAAGTGTTAGACACAGGTCAAAGCAAAACATTGTGGTCTTACAAATATTCAGAcaggccatgtttttttccggTCAAACGATGGGTTCCTACACAAAGTTAACATAATGACATGTAGAGGGGTCACAGGTGGCAGATAAGATAGATGGCAAGTTGAAGTTTCCGGGGGTATGTGGACTtcgtggtctgttggggaagtgggagcacggagagggacaggaacaggctgaacaagctgatcaggagggccagctctgttctgggctgtcctttggactctgtggaggaagtgggagagcggaggatgctgaccaggatgaggtccatcatggacagcacctcccaccccctgcatgagtctgtggagtccctccaaagctctttcagcaatagactgctacaccctcattgcaggaaggagcgcttccgcagatccttcctcccatcagccgtcaggctctttaactcaaaaaaggctgtgggttaggacctcccgaatttcggatacagtgtagatgtgcttgtatatatatgtatgtgtatgtatatatatatctcaccaacacagttacctatttatatatttattcatgtatttatttattaacttactattaagtacccatttgtgtataatgccttttctattcctgcatcctcaccctcttcctattgcaacaaagaaatttcccgattacgggatgaataaagttatccaatccaatccaatccaaaacagcGTCTGGTGACAAAACATAGCCAGTCTGACTGCGAAATAAGCATAATCACCTTTCCCTCCTTTGCAATGAATAGCGATGACGTTCTGTGGATCGGCTGACATCCACTCTCTCACACTGGCTGTGTATTTCAGCATGTCCCTATCgcacacaaaataataaaagattttgaaggggaaaaaaacatgactgtGACAATTTTGTCATGAGAAACTTACTCCAAAGAAGGAACGTTGTGGTCATCGATGAAAACCCGTTCAACACGATAGTGGAAGAACTTTGGGTCGTAGCCCTTCTCACCTGTTAACGTACAAAAGTCTTCCTTTGAGTAGAAATTAGATTTGCTTTTTAaagtcattatacaagtataatgagatttaaagcttcaccacaaagtgccaAAATAGAGGGAAAATGAGGAGACGGCTTACTGCAAAGGTTATAAATTCGATAATGGCCATCGTGTTTAGTGTCAAGGAATCTTGCCACCTCCTAGAAACATAATAGGACAAGACATTTGACAACACAAACAATCACTAATCACTTGTTTGTCTGCTAAATCACTATGAACCTTACCTTGATAGGGTTCCTGTAAAATGACTGCTTCCCAGAGGAAGGAAAAGACATGGCAATGACACGATCTGGAAGAAAAAGTCAATGAAATAAATCACATTGCCAATAGGTTTCTGGTATTGTATGTCGCCTCTACCCGTGACATAGGTGAGATCCAGGTCAAAACCGTCCTTCTGGTAGCGCCGCTTATTCTCGGACACCTGACGAAAAACGGATGGATGCTGacaattcttcttcttcaatTTGCTATTTTTAAACAGGCACTTTTTACCATCCTCCTGGTAACTTTCTCCAACTCTTTCTTCTGAGCCGCCAGTCTGAACAACCTCACCAGGATGATAACTCTCAAGAAACGCAAAAAGGAAACCACCCTAGCGAGAGATAGGCAATTAAATTGTGTGACTCAACATAATAACAAATCACAATTCCCTTTTCCAAACTAAAATTCCCAATAACCCACATAATTCATACCTAGGAATAAGGCTGGTTCCAGACAGGTCAGTGAAAGTATAACTCATGGTGACCACCAATGTGACCACCACAACACATGCATCAATGATGTTCAATTTGGAGCCAAAGTAAACATTAAAccttaaacataaaacagggaGAAAAACATTATTAGTGGTTGAAAATTGTGCAATTAAACATGtccaaaaacacacaatgaCTGCTTTTCCTTCCGCCTTCATGACTTCCTCTTACTAGCCACTCTCTGTGCTTTCTCTTTCATAAGTTTTGCCTGTCTTACCCTTCCACATAGATCCTGAGAAGAAGATCAGCCAGGAAGAAGAAGGAAATGATCAGCGATACCGTCTCCAGAGAGTTCCCAACTTCTCTGCTTCTGGCTGGTAAGGAAATGTCCACAATGACCAGTACAATGTCAACCAGGATTAGTACCACTCCAAATACActgatggaaaataaaaaaaagaatgtgagTCTTCCAAATTAGATAATATTGCTTCTAAAATTTGAGAAAGATACTAACCGGAATCCAAAGGACATAACAAAAGGGGCAATCTTCTTCCTGATATTGCTGtgggggaaaaatacttttattggCATAGATATAAAgctgaaaaataatttataatgtCCCAATCTGCTACTCAGTATCCACATTAGTGTCACAAATAGCCAAACAAAGTCTAAGAGCCACACTTTATATCAGAAACAGCATTAAAAATAATCCTATTTGCAattattattctatatttttttaaattttgatttattatttgttttaaatgggtaatggtgaatttgagtgtgttttaagagagaataaaaaggggaaacatgaaatgagacaaagagccacagtatatatgtaaaaaatatatgataagCAGCAAAGAGACACTttcattttggccgggagccgcatgtggctcgagagccgccTGCTCACCATCCACCATTTTCTTAGAAATTTGCAGAGCATCGGGTGGATTggaagtaaaataaaattaaaatcagcTTTGAGACAAAATGTAACCGCATCTTAAACCAATTCAATTGACTCACTTATACATTGTGTCTGGTTCCATAGCATCATCTTTTCCATTGTCAATCTCCACTTTGGCATCATCCATCTTTGCCAcacttctgttaaaaaaaaataaaaaataagtaacacattaaaaaaaggcatcaAAGATTAAGCCATCCGGTAAAAACAAACTCGTGCACATAAATAgttaatgtttcccatagaaagtGATGCATTTTATTTGTGGAAAAATTCTCACCCATTTACACCAGAATCCAAACTCGGGTAGAAGTGGACCGCAttcatgactttaaaaaaaagtgttgcaaTGGAACTGAAGTTTCTACGAGGAGAAAAGTAGCATGCAAACGTTTCTCCAccccaaaataaatgaagataGAAGCATGGATGCGACGTGCAAAAACTTCCTTGCGTCAACAAGTCTGACAAGCGCGTCAATTAGGTTCATCAGCAAAGAaagatgcacaaaaaaacatgcaggaaaCAAGTTTCAATCCCGATTGGTCTTCTCTTAAAGTGTCTCCTTGCTTCCTTACCGTTGGCTTTGACATTCGGGAAGATCAGCAGGAATTTGTCTTGTGACTCGTCGTGGAGTAAAAGGAAGAAAGTTCGAAGGTTAAACGGACGCTTCACCTTTTTGTGCTTGcgtagcagttttttttttagtttggaacttcctggatatttttttttcttttcccatctGTCGCTCTTGCAAAAGTAAGTcagctcctcctcttcttttcaCTCACATCTGGTTTTCATTACAATCCAGAAatagagaaataaaaaaaaaacacatttctttgACTTATTACTATGATTTCTATTTTTATGAttggtaaattgttttttttttaatttgattatatAGCTAGGTTACCATACAAATTGTACTTAGTAACAAGATGGGGTTAGGTCAGACAGGAATGTGATGATAATGAAATATGAAATTCATATTTATACTTGGCAAAAGTGAttgaaattttcatttttacttaaGTGTGCTCAAGTTTTGGCAAAAGGTGCATaatcctttttatttgttttctaattTTTTTGGCTGAAATTGGGATGAATAGACGTCCGAATTATTCTGATTGGGAATAACCAAAGCTAAAAACAATGGAATGAAAACAATGACATCAGTTACTTTTCCCGAAACTGAAATACTTGAAAAAGGGGGCGCGTAAGGTTAAGGTTTGGCAAGGTGGTTTCTCTAATGTGAACCATGCAGAACCAAGCCAACCCCTTTTGAAATCATACAACAAACACAAAGTTTAAGGAGAACAAAAAGAACACTGAAATGGAGGTACACACATTTATCAAGCTTGAAAATctcctattttttaaatacgCTTTTAATTGTCTTTCAGACTTTcccagtgtttatcctgttcaTCCTGGTTTTCCCAACGGAGACCTCATCAAACCAGATCTCAGTAAGTAACCCACTTTATCTTGTGGTTTAATGGATGGAGTTTGGAtcatgctgtttaaaaaaaagtaatgacaTCCAAAGGGATGCAGTCCAGATGTCACAGCTCTCAAACGCAGCATACGGAAACTGGAAAACAGACTCCGAATCGGCGCTTGGCAGGTGGAACACTTGCAGAGGCATAAATACTTTCGTCCGATTCGGACGCCGACGAGCTCCAACAACGGCAGCGAAACGTCGGGAAGCTCCAACATGACCATCGTGAAGCCTCTTTCACCAGCAGGAAGCCTAATTGTCCATGACAGAGGTATGTAAAACTCCTGTGAAATGATCAtctccataaaaaaaagttatttatttcATCTAAATGTGACTTTATAGATTGTTCTGAGCTGTTTGACCGAATAAGACCACCTAGTGGCTTTTACCGTATCAGGCCTAAAATCCATCAGGAGCCATTTTTGGTCTACTGTGACATGGATGATGGAGGAGGCTGGACAGTCTTCCAGAAACGGCGACATGGAAAAGTTGACTTTGACAGGTGTTACAATAATACATATTATTACCTTTAAGCAATTTGTTAAAAAGAGTGTATGTCTTTTCATAGAGACTGGGTGGATTATAAGGATGGCTTTGGTGACTTTAAACTGTGGAATGATGAGTTTTGGTTGGGAAATGAACACATCTATGACCTGCTTTCGGAAGGTAAGCTAGAACTGAGTGGAAAAATGATATGAAACATATATTTGCatgtaaaaaatgcttttatttgtgtGCCAAGGTAGGAATTTGGTGAAGATAGACCTAATGGACTGGGCCGGGGAGAGAAATTATGCATTTTATGAGAAGTTCCGCATCACAAATGAAGCTGTATGTACCACAGTTGCACTATACTTTTTTGGGTTGtaaaagaagtatttttttttatattgtaggATCGCTATCGACTGAAGTACAGCCTTTACAGTGGGAAAGCTGGGGATGCTCTTGCAGCTGGAGGTGGCATGGTGGAACAGTGGTCTGCAGGCCTTAATGGCATGCAATTCAGCACTAAGGATCAGGTTAGTAGTTCAACTCTGCTGCTTTGGATTTCAAATCAGCCCGGGAGATAATTTGTCATTGTTGTATCATCCACAGGACAATGACCGTTACCTTCAAGGTAGCTGTGCCCAGGAGAACAATGCAGGTTGGTGGTACAACAGGTAAGACTTGAGGAACTCATTTTACTTGGGGAggaaaaagtgtgatttattttgGATCAAAAATGGTAAAAGTGCTTTTTCCTTTCTGCCAAAAGATGCCACATGGCCAATCTGAATGGAAAGTTCTATCGCAAAGGGGAATATAAAGGCCAATATGACAATGGTGTGGTGTGGGGCACATGGAAGGGGCTTTGGTACTCGCTGAGGCACACCACTATGAAGGTGCGCCCAGTGCTTTTCTTGGATGCCATGGGCAGCGGTGATGGGGAAGGTTAACTAAACTATAGCACCCTCATATAACAAAGTAGGGATGCTGAGTTTTTGACTTCTGATCCAATCAGATTTGTGGGCATCAATACCAATAATGAGCATCAAATCAGGACATTATAACTATAAAGTATATTACTGTATTTCATTATATTTGAATACGCACTCTTGAATTGCTGATATTAAAACAGCATAACACAAATGAAAGCTAAGCAGTCTATACCagatatgaatatatgtaatgTAACTCATTGTGCCTCacacaaaataaatgcattgcaAATTCTGTCATTGTATCTGATCCTGTATTACTGCTATCACATTCTATATATAATATTGTTCTGTCAGAGTTAAAATTCCAACTCTGACAGCAGCAgagaaataag
This portion of the Stigmatopora nigra isolate UIUO_SnigA chromosome 19, RoL_Snig_1.1, whole genome shotgun sequence genome encodes:
- the smpd1 gene encoding sphingomyelin phosphodiesterase encodes the protein MAQLPLPQWHLGMLTCALLLLLPMHCPCHPMLISDQSDFLMERLSLPMFKFNWTSISCRVCQVLFTVLDVALLSDINEERVAYAVREACIRLHVADEHVCRNITELFRDDFIRALQESLLWPTEACAVLVGPSCGKFDIYAPWNVTLPKDPKPPVKPPVPPKPGSPKSRVLFLTDIHWDKEYVTGSAADCKEPLCCRNDSYSPPWRREPAGYWGTYSKCDLPLWTVENLLQNVARSGPWDWAYWTGDIPAHNVWSQTRKQQLSELTVITRIIQKYLPNVTVYPAIGNHESTPVNSFPPPFVHGNRSSTWLYDTMAGEWSQWLPEQALKTLRYGGFYTVEIQPGLRLVSLNMNFCARENFWLMVNSTDPANQLQWLVHILQSSEDKGEKVHIIGHIPPSLCLSSWSWNYYHIINRYESTITGQFFGHTHFDEFQMFYDTESLSRPLGVAFIAPSVTTYINLNPGYRVYYVDGNYGGSSRLVVDHETYILNLTEANQQWGKPQDNPKWTLLYRATEAYGLTSLFPSELEALVRGFLSDDHLFQGFWYFRHKGHVSEPCKETCKTAIVCLLRSGRYDMLLQCHLSSGAKVRQTLC
- the tpte gene encoding putative tyrosine-protein phosphatase TPTE isoform X2, whose amino-acid sequence is MDDAKVEIDNGKDDAMEPDTMYNNIRKKIAPFVMSFGFRVFGVVLILVDIVLVIVDISLPARSREVGNSLETVSLIISFFFLADLLLRIYVEGFNVYFGSKLNIIDACVVVVTLVVTMSYTFTDLSGTSLIPRVVSFLRFLRVIILVRLFRLAAQKKELEKVTRRMVSENKRRYQKDGFDLDLTYVTDRVIAMSFPSSGKQSFYRNPIKEVARFLDTKHDGHYRIYNLCSEKGYDPKFFHYRVERVFIDDHNVPSLEDMLKYTASVREWMSADPQNVIAIHCKGGKGRTGTLVCTWLIDSDQFESAQDSLEYFGERRTDKSRSSKFQGVETPSQSRYVGYYQIMKTKFDRQLPPPKSLKIKSIRIHSIAGVGRGNGSDLRVKIIVRKELVFQCVCATQENCKVFPDVAGNAAVISLQDGPEVQGDVKVMFESTAGIPKGYEDVPFYFWFNTAFVSDNKLFLPREELDNPHKPKMWHLYKEDFGVTVSFVDI
- the tpte gene encoding putative tyrosine-protein phosphatase TPTE isoform X1, translated to MNAVHFYPSLDSGVNGSVAKMDDAKVEIDNGKDDAMEPDTMYNNIRKKIAPFVMSFGFRVFGVVLILVDIVLVIVDISLPARSREVGNSLETVSLIISFFFLADLLLRIYVEGFNVYFGSKLNIIDACVVVVTLVVTMSYTFTDLSGTSLIPRVVSFLRFLRVIILVRLFRLAAQKKELEKVTRRMVSENKRRYQKDGFDLDLTYVTDRVIAMSFPSSGKQSFYRNPIKEVARFLDTKHDGHYRIYNLCSEKGYDPKFFHYRVERVFIDDHNVPSLEDMLKYTASVREWMSADPQNVIAIHCKGGKGRTGTLVCTWLIDSDQFESAQDSLEYFGERRTDKSRSSKFQGVETPSQSRYVGYYQIMKTKFDRQLPPPKSLKIKSIRIHSIAGVGRGNGSDLRVKIIVRKELVFQCVCATQENCKVFPDVAGNAAVISLQDGPEVQGDVKVMFESTAGIPKGYEDVPFYFWFNTAFVSDNKLFLPREELDNPHKPKMWHLYKEDFGVTVSFVDI
- the fgl1b gene encoding fibrinogen like 1B, with the protein product METFPVFILFILVFPTETSSNQISGCSPDVTALKRSIRKLENRLRIGAWQVEHLQRHKYFRPIRTPTSSNNGSETSGSSNMTIVKPLSPAGSLIVHDRDCSELFDRIRPPSGFYRIRPKIHQEPFLVYCDMDDGGGWTVFQKRRHGKVDFDRDWVDYKDGFGDFKLWNDEFWLGNEHIYDLLSEGRNLVKIDLMDWAGERNYAFYEKFRITNEADRYRLKYSLYSGKAGDALAAGGGMVEQWSAGLNGMQFSTKDQDNDRYLQGSCAQENNAGWWYNRCHMANLNGKFYRKGEYKGQYDNGVVWGTWKGLWYSLRHTTMKVRPVLFLDAMGSGDGEG